From a single Canis aureus isolate CA01 chromosome 5, VMU_Caureus_v.1.0, whole genome shotgun sequence genomic region:
- the LOC144313998 gene encoding protocadherin gamma-C5 isoform X15: MEGHCMIQVDVGDANDNAPEVLLASLVNPILESTPVGTVVGLFNVRDRDSGRNGEVSLDLSPDLPFQIKPSENHYSLLTSQPLDRETTSHYIIELLASDAGSPPLHAHLTIRLNISDVNDNAPYFTQQLYTAYIPENRPPGSLLCIVAASDPDTGDNAHLTYSIVGSQIQGAPASSFVYVNPEDGRVFAQRTFDYELLQMLQVMVGVRDSGSPPLHSNASLHVFVLDQNDNAPAVLHPRPGWELSVPQRLPRSAPPGSLVTKVTAVDADAGHNAWLSYSLLPQSTAPGLFLVSAHTGEQAPPNTDWRFSQAQRPGTSGSQNGDETGTWPNNQFDTEMLQAMILASASEAADGSSTLGGGAGTMGLSARYGPQFTLQHVPDYRQNVYIPGSNATLTNAAGKRDGKAPAGGNGSKKKSGKKEKK; this comes from the exons ATGGAAGGCCACTGTATGATTCAAGTGGATGTGGGAGATGCCAATGATAATGCCCCAGAAGTACTACTGGCCTCTTTAGTCAATCCTATCCTGGAGAGCACACCAGTGGGCACAGTAGTGGGCTTGTTTAATGTGCGGGATCGAGACTCGGGTAGAAATGGTGAAGTGAGCCTTGATCTCTCCCCGGACCTGCCATTTCAGATTAAGCCTTCTGAGAACCACTACTCACTGCTAACCAGCCAGCCTTTAGACCGGGAGACCACATCCCACTATATTATAGAGCTGTTGGCCAGTGATGCGGGCTCACCTCCCCTGCATGCACATCTCACCATCAGACTCAACATTTCAGATGTTAATGACAATGCACCCTACTTTACCCAACAGCTCTATACTGCTTATATCCCAGAAAACCGGCCTCCAGGTTCCCTTCTCTGCATTGTGGCTGCCTCAGATCCAGACACCGGGGATAATGCCCACCTCACCTACTCCATTGTAGGGAGTCAGATTCAGGGAGCCCCAGCTTCCTCCTTTGTATATGTCAACCCTGAGGATGGGCGAGTTTTTGCCCAGCGCACCTTTGACTATGAATTGCTGCAAATGCTGCAGGTCATGGTGGGGGTTCGAGACTCTGGCTCTCCCCCACTGCATTCTAACGCATCTCTACATGTGTTTGTCCTGGACCAGAATGATAATGCGCCAGCTGTGCTGCACCCAAGACCCGGCTGGGAACTCTCTGTCCCCCAGCGTCTCCCTCGCTCTGCTCCTCCTGGCTCCTTGGTCACCAAAGTGACAGCTGTGGATGCTGATGCAGGCCACAATGCCTGGCTCTCCTATTCCTTGTTGCCACAGTCCACGGCTCCAGGACTGTTCCTGGTGTCTGCACATACTGGCGAG CAAGCCCCGCCCAACACGGACTGGCGATTCTCTCAGGCCCAGAGACCCGGCACCAGCGG CTCCCAAAATGGTGATGAAACCGGCACCTGGCCCAACAACCAATTTGACACAGAGATGCTGCAAGCTATGATCTTGGCCTCTGCCAGTG AAGCTGCTGATGGGAGCTCCACCTTGGGAGGGGGCGCTGGCACCATGGGCCTAAGTGCCCGCTACGGGCCCCAGTTTACCCTGCAGCACGTGCCCGACTACCGCCAGAACGTCTACATCCCCGGCAGCAATGCCACACTGACCAACGCAGCTGGCAAGCGAGATGGCAAGGCCCCCGCAGGTGGCAACGGCAGCAAGAAGAAGTCAGGCAAAAAGGAGAAGAAGTAA
- the LOC144313998 gene encoding protocadherin gamma-A4 isoform X24 has product MQAPPNTDWRFSQAQRPGTSGSQNGDETGTWPNNQFDTEMLQAMILASASEAADGSSTLGGGAGTMGLSARYGPQFTLQHVPDYRQNVYIPGSNATLTNAAGKRDGKAPAGGNGSKKKSGKKEKK; this is encoded by the exons CAAGCCCCGCCCAACACGGACTGGCGATTCTCTCAGGCCCAGAGACCCGGCACCAGCGG CTCCCAAAATGGTGATGAAACCGGCACCTGGCCCAACAACCAATTTGACACAGAGATGCTGCAAGCTATGATCTTGGCCTCTGCCAGTG AAGCTGCTGATGGGAGCTCCACCTTGGGAGGGGGCGCTGGCACCATGGGCCTAAGTGCCCGCTACGGGCCCCAGTTTACCCTGCAGCACGTGCCCGACTACCGCCAGAACGTCTACATCCCCGGCAGCAATGCCACACTGACCAACGCAGCTGGCAAGCGAGATGGCAAGGCCCCCGCAGGTGGCAACGGCAGCAAGAAGAAGTCAGGCAAAAAGGAGAAGAAGTAA
- the LOC144313998 gene encoding protocadherin gamma-B3 isoform X23, with the protein MLRKQAPPNTDWRFSQAQRPGTSGSQNGDETGTWPNNQFDTEMLQAMILASASEAADGSSTLGGGAGTMGLSARYGPQFTLQHVPDYRQNVYIPGSNATLTNAAGKRDGKAPAGGNGSKKKSGKKEKK; encoded by the exons ATGCTCCGCAAG CAAGCCCCGCCCAACACGGACTGGCGATTCTCTCAGGCCCAGAGACCCGGCACCAGCGG CTCCCAAAATGGTGATGAAACCGGCACCTGGCCCAACAACCAATTTGACACAGAGATGCTGCAAGCTATGATCTTGGCCTCTGCCAGTG AAGCTGCTGATGGGAGCTCCACCTTGGGAGGGGGCGCTGGCACCATGGGCCTAAGTGCCCGCTACGGGCCCCAGTTTACCCTGCAGCACGTGCCCGACTACCGCCAGAACGTCTACATCCCCGGCAGCAATGCCACACTGACCAACGCAGCTGGCAAGCGAGATGGCAAGGCCCCCGCAGGTGGCAACGGCAGCAAGAAGAAGTCAGGCAAAAAGGAGAAGAAGTAA
- the LOC144313998 gene encoding protocadherin gamma-C5 isoform X2, whose amino-acid sequence MGPKTPPQLTGKWQVLCMLSLCCWGWVSGQLRYSVVEESEPGTLVGNVAQDLGLKVTDLLSRRLRLGSEENEHYFSLSLMSGALAVKQKIDRESLCGASTSCLLPVQVVTEHPLELIRVEVEILDLNDNSPSFATSVREIRISESAALGARFPLDSAQDPDVGTNTVSFYTLSPSSHLSLNVKTLKDGKLFPELVLEQQLDREAQARHQLVLTAVDGGVPARSGTTLISVIVLDVNDNAPAFQSSVLRVGLPENAPIGTLLLRLNATDPDEGTNGQLDYSFGDHTSEVVRNLFGLDPSSGAIHVLGPIDFEESSFYEIHARARDQGQPAMEGHCMIQVDVGDANDNAPEVLLASLVNPILESTPVGTVVGLFNVRDRDSGRNGEVSLDLSPDLPFQIKPSENHYSLLTSQPLDRETTSHYIIELLASDAGSPPLHAHLTIRLNISDVNDNAPYFTQQLYTAYIPENRPPGSLLCIVAASDPDTGDNAHLTYSIVGSQIQGAPASSFVYVNPEDGRVFAQRTFDYELLQMLQVMVGVRDSGSPPLHSNASLHVFVLDQNDNAPAVLHPRPGWELSVPQRLPRSAPPGSLVTKVTAVDADAGHNAWLSYSLLPQSTAPGLFLVSAHTGEVRTARALQEDDSDTQQVVILVRDNGDPSLSSTATVLLVLEDEDPEEMPKSNDFLSNPPERSDLTLYLIVALAAISLLSLVTFTFLSAKCLQGHTDANGGGSQCCRRQDSPSRDFYKQSSPNLQVSSDGTLKYMEVTLRPTDSRSHCYRTCFSPASDGSDFTFLRPLSVQQPSALGLEPDAYRSRSNTLRERSQQAPPNTDWRFSQAQRPGTSGSQNGDETGTWPNNQFDTEMLQAMILASASEAADGSSTLGGGAGTMGLSARYGPQFTLQHVPDYRQNVYIPGSNATLTNAAGKRDGKAPAGGNGSKKKSGKKEKK is encoded by the exons ATGGGGCCCAAGACACCCCCACAGCTCACTGGGAAATGGCAAGTGCTGTGCATGTTGTCCTTGTGCTGCTGGGGCTGGGTGTCCGGGCAGCTTCGTTACTCAGTGGTGGAGGAGTCTGAGCCGGGGACGCTGGTGGGGAATGTTGCTCAGGATCTAGGCTTAAAGGTGACAGATCTGTTGAGCCGCCGCCTGCGATTGGGGTCTGAGGAAAATGAACACTATTTTTCCCTGAGCTTGATGAGTGGTGCTCTAGCAGTGAAGCAGAAGATTGACCGGGAAAGCTTGTGTGGTGCCAGTACAAGCTGCCTGCTACCAGTGCAGGTGGTGACTGAACATCCCCTGGAACTAATCCGCGTAGAGGTGGAGATCCTGGATCTCAATGACAACTCCCCGAGCTTTGCCACCTCTGTGCGGGAGATACGCATCTCAGAATCGGCTGCACTTGGGGCACGATTCCCGCTAGATAGTGCCCAGGATCCGGATGTGGGCACCAATACTGTGAGCTTCTATACTCTAAGCCCCAGCAGCCACTTGTCTCTGAATGTGAAGACCCTGAAAGATGGGAAGCTCTTCCCAGAGCTGGTGCTAGAGCAGCAGCTGGATCGTGAAGCCCAGGCAAGACATCAGCTGGTCCTCACTGCTGTGGACGGGGGTGTCCCAGCCCGCTCAGGAACCACTCTTATCTCTGTGATTGTGCTGGATGTCAATGACAATGCCCCAGCCTTTCAGTCCTCGGTTCTACGTGTGGGGCTCCCAGAGAATGCCCCCATCGGTACACTGCTGCTCCGCCTCAATGCCACGGATCCAGACGAGGGCACTAATGGCCAGCTAGACTATTCTTTTGGAGACCATACATCTGAGGTAGTGCGTAATCTCTTTGGCCTAGACCCTAGCAGTGGAGCAATCCATGTGTTGGGTCCCATAGACTTTGAGGAGTCAAGTTTCTATGAAATTCATGCAAGAGCCCGTGACCAGGGACAGCCAGCCATGGAAGGCCACTGTATGATTCAAGTGGATGTGGGAGATGCCAATGATAATGCCCCAGAAGTACTACTGGCCTCTTTAGTCAATCCTATCCTGGAGAGCACACCAGTGGGCACAGTAGTGGGCTTGTTTAATGTGCGGGATCGAGACTCGGGTAGAAATGGTGAAGTGAGCCTTGATCTCTCCCCGGACCTGCCATTTCAGATTAAGCCTTCTGAGAACCACTACTCACTGCTAACCAGCCAGCCTTTAGACCGGGAGACCACATCCCACTATATTATAGAGCTGTTGGCCAGTGATGCGGGCTCACCTCCCCTGCATGCACATCTCACCATCAGACTCAACATTTCAGATGTTAATGACAATGCACCCTACTTTACCCAACAGCTCTATACTGCTTATATCCCAGAAAACCGGCCTCCAGGTTCCCTTCTCTGCATTGTGGCTGCCTCAGATCCAGACACCGGGGATAATGCCCACCTCACCTACTCCATTGTAGGGAGTCAGATTCAGGGAGCCCCAGCTTCCTCCTTTGTATATGTCAACCCTGAGGATGGGCGAGTTTTTGCCCAGCGCACCTTTGACTATGAATTGCTGCAAATGCTGCAGGTCATGGTGGGGGTTCGAGACTCTGGCTCTCCCCCACTGCATTCTAACGCATCTCTACATGTGTTTGTCCTGGACCAGAATGATAATGCGCCAGCTGTGCTGCACCCAAGACCCGGCTGGGAACTCTCTGTCCCCCAGCGTCTCCCTCGCTCTGCTCCTCCTGGCTCCTTGGTCACCAAAGTGACAGCTGTGGATGCTGATGCAGGCCACAATGCCTGGCTCTCCTATTCCTTGTTGCCACAGTCCACGGCTCCAGGACTGTTCCTGGTGTCTGCACATACTGGCGAGGTGCGCACAGCCCGGGCCTTACAGGAGGATGACTCTGACACCCAgcaggttgtgatcctggtgaGGGACAACGGTGACCCTTCACTCTCCTCTACAGCCACAGTGCTGCTGGTTCTGGAGGATGAGGATCCTGAGGAAATGCCCAAATCCAACGATTTCCTCTCAAACCCTCCTGAGCGCTCAGACCTTACCCTTTACCTCATTGTGGCTCTTGCAGCCATCAGCCTCTTATCCTTAGTCACCTTCACCTTTCTGTCAGCTAAGTGCCTTCAGGGGCACACAGATGCCAATGGGGGTGGGAGCCAGTGCTGCAGGCGCCAGGACTCCCCCTCTCGGGACTTCTATAAGCAGTCTAGTCCCAACCTGCAGGTGAGCTCAGACGGCACACTCAAGTACATGGAGGTGACGCTGCGGCCCACGGACTCACGGAGCCACTGCTACAGGACGTGCTTCTCGCCAGCCTCAGATGGTAGTGACTTCACTTTTCTAAGGCCCCTCAGTGTCCAGCAGCCctcagctctggggctggagccTGATGCCTACCGGTCCCGCTCCAATACGTTGCGGGAGCGGAGCCAG CAAGCCCCGCCCAACACGGACTGGCGATTCTCTCAGGCCCAGAGACCCGGCACCAGCGG CTCCCAAAATGGTGATGAAACCGGCACCTGGCCCAACAACCAATTTGACACAGAGATGCTGCAAGCTATGATCTTGGCCTCTGCCAGTG AAGCTGCTGATGGGAGCTCCACCTTGGGAGGGGGCGCTGGCACCATGGGCCTAAGTGCCCGCTACGGGCCCCAGTTTACCCTGCAGCACGTGCCCGACTACCGCCAGAACGTCTACATCCCCGGCAGCAATGCCACACTGACCAACGCAGCTGGCAAGCGAGATGGCAAGGCCCCCGCAGGTGGCAACGGCAGCAAGAAGAAGTCAGGCAAAAAGGAGAAGAAGTAA
- the LOC144313998 gene encoding protocadherin gamma-C3 isoform X21, with protein MVSEACRSGLQAPPNTDWRFSQAQRPGTSGSQNGDETGTWPNNQFDTEMLQAMILASASEAADGSSTLGGGAGTMGLSARYGPQFTLQHVPDYRQNVYIPGSNATLTNAAGKRDGKAPAGGNGSKKKSGKKEKK; from the exons CAAGCCCCGCCCAACACGGACTGGCGATTCTCTCAGGCCCAGAGACCCGGCACCAGCGG CTCCCAAAATGGTGATGAAACCGGCACCTGGCCCAACAACCAATTTGACACAGAGATGCTGCAAGCTATGATCTTGGCCTCTGCCAGTG AAGCTGCTGATGGGAGCTCCACCTTGGGAGGGGGCGCTGGCACCATGGGCCTAAGTGCCCGCTACGGGCCCCAGTTTACCCTGCAGCACGTGCCCGACTACCGCCAGAACGTCTACATCCCCGGCAGCAATGCCACACTGACCAACGCAGCTGGCAAGCGAGATGGCAAGGCCCCCGCAGGTGGCAACGGCAGCAAGAAGAAGTCAGGCAAAAAGGAGAAGAAGTAA
- the LOC144313998 gene encoding protocadherin gamma-B3 isoform X22 — translation MTSNSVSLQQQAPPNTDWRFSQAQRPGTSGSQNGDETGTWPNNQFDTEMLQAMILASASEAADGSSTLGGGAGTMGLSARYGPQFTLQHVPDYRQNVYIPGSNATLTNAAGKRDGKAPAGGNGSKKKSGKKEKK, via the exons CAAGCCCCGCCCAACACGGACTGGCGATTCTCTCAGGCCCAGAGACCCGGCACCAGCGG CTCCCAAAATGGTGATGAAACCGGCACCTGGCCCAACAACCAATTTGACACAGAGATGCTGCAAGCTATGATCTTGGCCTCTGCCAGTG AAGCTGCTGATGGGAGCTCCACCTTGGGAGGGGGCGCTGGCACCATGGGCCTAAGTGCCCGCTACGGGCCCCAGTTTACCCTGCAGCACGTGCCCGACTACCGCCAGAACGTCTACATCCCCGGCAGCAATGCCACACTGACCAACGCAGCTGGCAAGCGAGATGGCAAGGCCCCCGCAGGTGGCAACGGCAGCAAGAAGAAGTCAGGCAAAAAGGAGAAGAAGTAA
- the LOC144313998 gene encoding protocadherin gamma-C4 isoform X19 → MMVKSPSAPMAGEPVRPSCPPSDLLYGLEQAPPNTDWRFSQAQRPGTSGSQNGDETGTWPNNQFDTEMLQAMILASASEAADGSSTLGGGAGTMGLSARYGPQFTLQHVPDYRQNVYIPGSNATLTNAAGKRDGKAPAGGNGSKKKSGKKEKK, encoded by the exons ATGATGGTGAAGTCACCAAGTGCACCTATGGCAGGGGAGCCTGTTCGCCCAAGCTGCCCACCCTCTGATCTTCTGTATGGGCTAGAG CAAGCCCCGCCCAACACGGACTGGCGATTCTCTCAGGCCCAGAGACCCGGCACCAGCGG CTCCCAAAATGGTGATGAAACCGGCACCTGGCCCAACAACCAATTTGACACAGAGATGCTGCAAGCTATGATCTTGGCCTCTGCCAGTG AAGCTGCTGATGGGAGCTCCACCTTGGGAGGGGGCGCTGGCACCATGGGCCTAAGTGCCCGCTACGGGCCCCAGTTTACCCTGCAGCACGTGCCCGACTACCGCCAGAACGTCTACATCCCCGGCAGCAATGCCACACTGACCAACGCAGCTGGCAAGCGAGATGGCAAGGCCCCCGCAGGTGGCAACGGCAGCAAGAAGAAGTCAGGCAAAAAGGAGAAGAAGTAA
- the LOC144313998 gene encoding protocadherin gamma-C4 isoform X13, with amino-acid sequence MYRAEVEIVDVNDHAPRFPRQQLDLEIGEAAPPGQRFPLEKAQDADVGSNSISSYRLSSNEHFALDVKKRSDGSLVPELLLEKPLDREKQSDYRLVLTAVDGGNPPRSGTAELRVSVLDVNDNAPAFQQSSYRISVLESAPAGMLLIQLNASDPDLGPSGNVTFSFSGHTPDRVRNLFSLHPTTGKLTLQGPLDFESENYYEFDIRARDGGSPAMEQHCSLRVDLLDVNDNAPHITVTSELGTLPESAEPGTVVALISVQDPDSGSNGDVSLRIPDHLPFALKSAFRNQFSLVTAGPLDREAKSSYDIMVTASDAGNPPLSTQRTIFLNISDVNDNPPSFFQRSHEVFVPENNRPGDLLCSLAASDPDSGLNALISYSLLEPRNRDVSASSFISLNPQTGAVHATRSFDYEQTQTLQFEVQARDRGNPPLSSTVTVRLFVLDLNDNAPAVLRPRARPGSLCPQALPPSVGAGHLVTKVTAVDLDSGYNAWVSYQLLEAPDPSLFAVSRYAGEQAPPNTDWRFSQAQRPGTSGSQNGDETGTWPNNQFDTEMLQAMILASASEAADGSSTLGGGAGTMGLSARYGPQFTLQHVPDYRQNVYIPGSNATLTNAAGKRDGKAPAGGNGSKKKSGKKEKK; translated from the exons ATGTACCGAGCGGAGGTAGAGATTGTGGATGTGAATGATCACGCCCCCCGATTTCCTCGGCAGCAGCTGGACTTGGAAATTGGGGAGGCAGCTCCTCCAGGACAGCGTTTCCCCTTGGAAAAGGCTCAGGATGCAGATGTGGGGAGCAATTCTATCAGCAGCTATAGACTAAGCTCCAATGAACACTTTGCACTGGATGTCAAGAAGCGCAGCGACGGCAGCCTGGTcccagagctgctcctggagaaGCCTTTGGATCGAGAGAAGCAATCAGACTACCGCCTGGTGCTGACTGCTGTGGATGGAGGGAACCCCCCGAGATCTGGCACCGCAGAGCTCCGGGTATCAGTGCTGGACGTGAATGACAACGCCCCAGCCTTCCAGCAATCCAGCTACAGGATTAGCGTGTTGGAGAGTGCCCCAGCCGGCATGCTGCTCATCCAGCTCAATGCCTCTGACCCAGACCTGGGTCCCAGTGGTAACGTCACCTTTTCTTTCAGTGGTCACACCCCTGATCGTGTGAGAAACCTCTTTAGCCTTCACCCTACTACTGGAAAGCTTACCCTTCAGGGGCCCCTAGACTTTGAGAGTGAGAATTACTATGAATTTGATATTCGGGCTCGTGATGGGGGTTCTCCAGCCATGGAGCAACATTGCAGCCTTCGGGTGGATCTCCTAGATGTAAATGACAATGCCCCACACATCACAGTGACCTCGGAGCTTGGGACTCTTCCAGAGAGTGCAGAACCCGGGACTGTAGTGGCACTCATCAGTGTACAGGACCCTGACTCAGGGTCAAACGGAGACGTGAGCCTCCGTATTCCAGACCACCTGCCATTTGCCCTCAAATCTGCCTTCAGGAACCAATTCTCCCTGGTAACTGCTGGGCCCTTGGACAGAGAGGCCAAATCCAGCTATGACATTATGGTCACTGCTTCTGATGCTGGGAATCCTCCTCTGAGTACCCAGAGGACTATTTTCCTCAATATTTCAGATGTGAATGATAACCCACCCTCTTTCTTCCAGAGGTCACATGAGGTGTTTGTTCCTGAGAACAATCGCCCAGGGGACCTGCTTTGTTCCCTTGCAGCCTCTGATCCAGACTCTGGCTTGAATGCGCTTATCTCCTACTCTCTCCTGGAACCCAGAAATCGAGATGTTTCAGCTTCTTCTTTTATCTCTCTGAACCCCCAGACAGGAGCTGTTCATGCTACTCGATCCTTTGACTATGAGCAAACACAGACACTGCAGTTTGAGGTACAGGCCCGAGATCGAGGCAACCCACCTCTTAGTAGCACTGTGACAGTTCGTCTCTTTGTGCTGGACCTCAACGACAATGCCCCAGCGGTGCTCCGCCCTAGGGCCCGGCCTGGTTCCTTATGTCCTCAAGCACTGCCTCCATCAGTTGGTGCTGGCCATCTAGTCACAAAGGTGACTGCCGTGGACTTGGATTCAGGTTACAATGCTTGGGTTTCCTATCAGCTCCTGGAGGCGCCGGACCCCAGCCTGTTCGCAGTCTCTCGCTATGCTGGGGAG CAAGCCCCGCCCAACACGGACTGGCGATTCTCTCAGGCCCAGAGACCCGGCACCAGCGG CTCCCAAAATGGTGATGAAACCGGCACCTGGCCCAACAACCAATTTGACACAGAGATGCTGCAAGCTATGATCTTGGCCTCTGCCAGTG AAGCTGCTGATGGGAGCTCCACCTTGGGAGGGGGCGCTGGCACCATGGGCCTAAGTGCCCGCTACGGGCCCCAGTTTACCCTGCAGCACGTGCCCGACTACCGCCAGAACGTCTACATCCCCGGCAGCAATGCCACACTGACCAACGCAGCTGGCAAGCGAGATGGCAAGGCCCCCGCAGGTGGCAACGGCAGCAAGAAGAAGTCAGGCAAAAAGGAGAAGAAGTAA
- the LOC144313998 gene encoding protocadherin gamma-C5 isoform X16 gives MGPKTPPQLTGKWQVLCMLSLCCWGWVSGQLRYSVVEESEPGTLVGNVAQDLGLKVTDLLSRRLRLGSEENEHYFSLSLMSGALAVKQKIDRESLCGASTSCLLPVQVVTEHPLELIRVEVEILDLNDNSPSFATSVREIRISESAALGARFPLDSAQDPDVGTNTVSFYTLSPSSHLSLNVKTLKDGKLFPELVLEQQLDREAQARHQLVLTAVDGGVPARSGTTLISVIVLDVNDNAPAFQSSVLRVGLPENAPIGTLLLRLNATDPDEGTNGQLDYSFGDHTSEQAPPNTDWRFSQAQRPGTSGSQNGDETGTWPNNQFDTEMLQAMILASASEAADGSSTLGGGAGTMGLSARYGPQFTLQHVPDYRQNVYIPGSNATLTNAAGKRDGKAPAGGNGSKKKSGKKEKK, from the exons ATGGGGCCCAAGACACCCCCACAGCTCACTGGGAAATGGCAAGTGCTGTGCATGTTGTCCTTGTGCTGCTGGGGCTGGGTGTCCGGGCAGCTTCGTTACTCAGTGGTGGAGGAGTCTGAGCCGGGGACGCTGGTGGGGAATGTTGCTCAGGATCTAGGCTTAAAGGTGACAGATCTGTTGAGCCGCCGCCTGCGATTGGGGTCTGAGGAAAATGAACACTATTTTTCCCTGAGCTTGATGAGTGGTGCTCTAGCAGTGAAGCAGAAGATTGACCGGGAAAGCTTGTGTGGTGCCAGTACAAGCTGCCTGCTACCAGTGCAGGTGGTGACTGAACATCCCCTGGAACTAATCCGCGTAGAGGTGGAGATCCTGGATCTCAATGACAACTCCCCGAGCTTTGCCACCTCTGTGCGGGAGATACGCATCTCAGAATCGGCTGCACTTGGGGCACGATTCCCGCTAGATAGTGCCCAGGATCCGGATGTGGGCACCAATACTGTGAGCTTCTATACTCTAAGCCCCAGCAGCCACTTGTCTCTGAATGTGAAGACCCTGAAAGATGGGAAGCTCTTCCCAGAGCTGGTGCTAGAGCAGCAGCTGGATCGTGAAGCCCAGGCAAGACATCAGCTGGTCCTCACTGCTGTGGACGGGGGTGTCCCAGCCCGCTCAGGAACCACTCTTATCTCTGTGATTGTGCTGGATGTCAATGACAATGCCCCAGCCTTTCAGTCCTCGGTTCTACGTGTGGGGCTCCCAGAGAATGCCCCCATCGGTACACTGCTGCTCCGCCTCAATGCCACGGATCCAGACGAGGGCACTAATGGCCAGCTAGACTATTCTTTTGGAGACCATACATCTGAG CAAGCCCCGCCCAACACGGACTGGCGATTCTCTCAGGCCCAGAGACCCGGCACCAGCGG CTCCCAAAATGGTGATGAAACCGGCACCTGGCCCAACAACCAATTTGACACAGAGATGCTGCAAGCTATGATCTTGGCCTCTGCCAGTG AAGCTGCTGATGGGAGCTCCACCTTGGGAGGGGGCGCTGGCACCATGGGCCTAAGTGCCCGCTACGGGCCCCAGTTTACCCTGCAGCACGTGCCCGACTACCGCCAGAACGTCTACATCCCCGGCAGCAATGCCACACTGACCAACGCAGCTGGCAAGCGAGATGGCAAGGCCCCCGCAGGTGGCAACGGCAGCAAGAAGAAGTCAGGCAAAAAGGAGAAGAAGTAA
- the LOC144313998 gene encoding protocadherin gamma-C5 isoform X14, with the protein MEGHCMIQVDVGDANDNAPEVLLASLVNPILESTPVGTVVGLFNVRDRDSGRNGEVSLDLSPDLPFQIKPSENHYSLLTSQPLDRETTSHYIIELLASDAGSPPLHAHLTIRLNISDVNDNAPYFTQQLYTAYIPENRPPGSLLCIVAASDPDTGDNAHLTYSIVGSQIQGAPASSFVYVNPEDGRVFAQRTFDYELLQMLQVMVGVRDSGSPPLHSNASLHVFVLDQNDNAPAVLHPRPGWELSVPQRLPRSAPPGSLVTKVTAVDADAGHNAWLSYSLLPQSTAPGLFLVSAHTGEVRTARALQEDDSDTQQVVILQAPPNTDWRFSQAQRPGTSGSQNGDETGTWPNNQFDTEMLQAMILASASEAADGSSTLGGGAGTMGLSARYGPQFTLQHVPDYRQNVYIPGSNATLTNAAGKRDGKAPAGGNGSKKKSGKKEKK; encoded by the exons ATGGAAGGCCACTGTATGATTCAAGTGGATGTGGGAGATGCCAATGATAATGCCCCAGAAGTACTACTGGCCTCTTTAGTCAATCCTATCCTGGAGAGCACACCAGTGGGCACAGTAGTGGGCTTGTTTAATGTGCGGGATCGAGACTCGGGTAGAAATGGTGAAGTGAGCCTTGATCTCTCCCCGGACCTGCCATTTCAGATTAAGCCTTCTGAGAACCACTACTCACTGCTAACCAGCCAGCCTTTAGACCGGGAGACCACATCCCACTATATTATAGAGCTGTTGGCCAGTGATGCGGGCTCACCTCCCCTGCATGCACATCTCACCATCAGACTCAACATTTCAGATGTTAATGACAATGCACCCTACTTTACCCAACAGCTCTATACTGCTTATATCCCAGAAAACCGGCCTCCAGGTTCCCTTCTCTGCATTGTGGCTGCCTCAGATCCAGACACCGGGGATAATGCCCACCTCACCTACTCCATTGTAGGGAGTCAGATTCAGGGAGCCCCAGCTTCCTCCTTTGTATATGTCAACCCTGAGGATGGGCGAGTTTTTGCCCAGCGCACCTTTGACTATGAATTGCTGCAAATGCTGCAGGTCATGGTGGGGGTTCGAGACTCTGGCTCTCCCCCACTGCATTCTAACGCATCTCTACATGTGTTTGTCCTGGACCAGAATGATAATGCGCCAGCTGTGCTGCACCCAAGACCCGGCTGGGAACTCTCTGTCCCCCAGCGTCTCCCTCGCTCTGCTCCTCCTGGCTCCTTGGTCACCAAAGTGACAGCTGTGGATGCTGATGCAGGCCACAATGCCTGGCTCTCCTATTCCTTGTTGCCACAGTCCACGGCTCCAGGACTGTTCCTGGTGTCTGCACATACTGGCGAGGTGCGCACAGCCCGGGCCTTACAGGAGGATGACTCTGACACCCAgcaggttgtgatcctg CAAGCCCCGCCCAACACGGACTGGCGATTCTCTCAGGCCCAGAGACCCGGCACCAGCGG CTCCCAAAATGGTGATGAAACCGGCACCTGGCCCAACAACCAATTTGACACAGAGATGCTGCAAGCTATGATCTTGGCCTCTGCCAGTG AAGCTGCTGATGGGAGCTCCACCTTGGGAGGGGGCGCTGGCACCATGGGCCTAAGTGCCCGCTACGGGCCCCAGTTTACCCTGCAGCACGTGCCCGACTACCGCCAGAACGTCTACATCCCCGGCAGCAATGCCACACTGACCAACGCAGCTGGCAAGCGAGATGGCAAGGCCCCCGCAGGTGGCAACGGCAGCAAGAAGAAGTCAGGCAAAAAGGAGAAGAAGTAA